DNA from Drosophila gunungcola strain Sukarami chromosome 3L unlocalized genomic scaffold, Dgunungcola_SK_2 000002F, whole genome shotgun sequence:
tttataAAGGGAAATAATAGTTTCTTCTTGATTATTGATTTGCAGTAATAACTTACATGAATTAAAAGAAATGCCAGGAAGAGAAAGTTCTGGGACTGCCGGGAAACGTTAAactgtaaaaataaactaattaatatagttttatctattatatttaaagactacattttcaaattaatgtTAAGGATTTCCGAGGACATTTTCCAGCACTAACTCAACACTGTTGCTCGTCGGTGACGTAGTGTGTGAGAGCCCAAGGTTGTGTGCGTGCCTTTATGTACGAGACACACACCGCCGCACATAACATACATACTTGCAAATGCGAGTGTGTGATGTGggtcattttatttttcctttctgCGGACTTACCAGTTTTTCGATGTAAATTATGCAAACACCACTTGTTAACAACTTTAATGCCGCCGCCACTTGCTGCTGGCCCGTTTCTTTGTTTTGGCTGTCGGCAAACGCACACGCTGAAGCTCTAGTATTATTAAATAACACGGCTCGTATTCCGACGTTGTTTATGCTTTCGAATCGAATTCTTTACGCGAAAATTGCATTAGATTATTGCGGGATTGGTACATAGATAAGAAAGTTGGTTCAAATGCAAGTAAGATGTCTCATTAGGCATTGTTTAGGTAGTAAAACCATTAGAATAAGTTTGACATGATTATGATTTTCTGCATTTGCAATGGCTGGCAATATTCTCGGCGATTAATCAGCCAACCATCGCAAAGTAATCTGGTCACTCTGGGAAAGAGTTGTTGAACGTTTCTCTATCGATATTTGAATTTTCGccgatatttattttgtttaaataaagtaaagccagttggttttattaaacataaatggttttattgaattatttatctACATTTGTTCCCAGATATAGATATCGAAAACGGAGCATTCGTAAGTGTTGGTAAACCAACTTCTGCAAACTCACTTCAAAGTTTCCCAACACTAACGGTGGCGTTccctttcaaatttttgttggcTTGTTTGTTTACATGGCTTTGGTtgattaataataacaataaatagcAAGTGGCTCACTCAGTCTGTGAAACAAAGCAAACTATGTTGTCCAATCGGGCCTTTGGAGAAACAATTGAGGTGGGTGCACCGGAATCTCGTGATCCCATTGAAATTTCAAGCGTTGTTTGCCTTTGCAGGACTATGAAGTACAGCACTTGTTGGGCAAGGGCGGTTTTGCGAGTGTCTACAAGGCGAGATGCCTGCACACTCACCAAGATGTGGCCATTAAGATGGTAGGGACCCCTACGATATGGTGAAAACCTTAGTTAATCTTTAATTTGCCCTCAGATCGATAAGAAACTGATCCAAGGCACTGGGCTCACCAACCGCGTTCGACAGGAAGTGGAAATCCACTCCCGCCTGAAGCACCCCTCTGTTCTCCAGCTGTACACCTTCTTCCAGGATGTCAACTATGTGTACTTGGTGCTGGAGCTGGCCCACAATGGGGAGCTTCATCGCTACATGAACCAAATTGCTAGACCCTTCACAGAGGCGGAAGCTGCCTCCATATTAAAGCAGGTGGTGGCGGGTCTACTGTACCTGCACTCGCACAACATCATGCACCGCGATATCTCGCTTTCCAACCTGCTGCTAAGCAAGGAGATGCACGTGAAGATTGCTGACTTCGGATTGGCCACCCAACTGAAGCGACCGGATGAGCGGCATATGACAATGTGTGGAACTCCCAACTATATATCTCCGGAAGTGATTTCCCGGGTGTCCCACGGCTTGCCAGCGGACGTCTGGAGTGTTGGGTGCATGCTGTACACGCTGCTGGTTGGACGACCGCCCTTTGAGACCGACGCCGTGCAGTCAACGCTTAACAAAGTGGTCATGTCCGAGTACCTAATGCCGGCTCATTTGTCCTATGAGGCGCAGGACCTGATAAACAAGTTGCTGAAGAAACTTCCACACGAACGCATTACCCTCGAGGCGGTGCTCTGTCATCCTTTTATGCTGAAAAGATTGGATAGTAGCACAAGCGGTGGCCACTCGACGCCGGGAGTGTTCAGCCAGAGCCTGGAAAGCGGTGACAGTGGAATCATAACGTTTGCCAGCAGTAAGTATTCATTTGAATGCGCTTGTTGGTGGTTTTTCCTCTGATCATTCTAATTTAGGTGATTCAAGGAACTCCCAGCGAATTCGTTCTGTGGACAACTCGGGGCCACAACAAGTGCTTCCCCAAATACAGGAGGAGTTCATGCAGGATCACCATCGACGAACTTACGAGCAGCCTGGTTTATTTCGGCAAGCATCAACTGGAGTGGCAGAGCAAAATTGGCCAAGAACTGCTCAGGTTCCAGCTTTTCgcatggatatggatatggtaCAAACTTCCAGACCAGCGCCTCTTAAGGAAGAGCGCATTTCGGTGTCACCATTGAACACCAAAAGACTGCTACCGACGCGTTATAAGACGAAGAATGCTATAATGAGTATTTTGCGCAATGGTGAGGTTGTCCTGGAATTTCTAAAATTTCggccaaaattaaatgaagatCGCGTCACTGATATTTGCCGCATATCGGACGACGGACAGCGTATCATAATTTACCAGCCAGATCCTGGGCGGTAAGACAAGTCTATTGATTAAAACAtaagaaaatatgttaatatttttataaatttcagtGGCCTACCAATAAGAGAGCAGCCACCAGATTTTCAAATACCAAGCGGCGACTGTGTTTATAATTACGAAACTTTGCCCAGTAAacactggaaaaaatatgTGTACGGTGCTCGATTTGTGGGCCTGGTGAAAAGCAAAACACCAAAAGTCACATACTTCAGTGCCCTAGGCAAATGCCAATTAATGGAGACGATGACGGACTTTGAGATTCGCTTCTATTCGGGGTCAAAGCTTCTAAAGTCGCCCTCCGACGGACTTAAGGTCTTCGATGCAAATGGAATGTTGCTGTCTGATCATTCCTGCTCGGAGCCGCGATCCTTGATAGAGCATGGAAACGAGTGTTTTACCCACTGTGTCAACATTAGTAATGCCTTGGAGGTTGCTCAGACGAAAGACAATACGTGTTTTCCGGTAACAATCGGACGAAGACCCATCACAGATGTTCAGCCAGCTCAGAGATTGGATGGCTTGCGGGATACCACAAACTTTGCGTATTCCACACCAAAATCAAATCaggtaaatttttattgttgagCTTATGAGTGTATTGCTgcatgaataaattttaattctgCAGGGTTCAATCAACTTTTCCGTAAGCACTATTTCGTCGACTCAAAATACCACAGACTTCGGAACCAACTACTCGAGGTCAAACATGCTAGCCGCCCATCAAAATGTCCCCATCAAGCGTATCAACGTTCCTGATGTTGGAATCGCTACTGAGGTAATGctcttttgtatatttttattagtcATCCCTACTAACCATTTTAATTCTTCCGCTGTTTTAGCTCTCGCATGGAGTTGTCCAAGTGCAGTTTTATGATGGATCCGTAGTGTCAGTTATTCCGCACATACAAGGTGGAGGCATAACTTTTACCCAGCCCAATGGAACTTCAACCCACTTCGGCAAAGACGACGACTTGCCATTCGCGGTCAGAGATAGAATCAGTCAGATTCCCAACATTCAGTTGAAGTTAAAGACCGCTCCAATGCTGGTAAGCGGCAGGAAGATTGACTACAACAATGCAATGACTCCCAAAACGACAACGCCTTGCTACAATCGCATACTTTTAtaactaaatcaaaaaaagtCCGCTCAAATAGTTTCTTAAGTTTGAAcgaatatatttgtattgtaaattaatggtaaatatatattttataagtttttccCAGTCCTCATTATAATGCTTAAATcaaatgttttgattaaaaaatgtttaacgtaaaaaagaaatttgaccaaaattaaaagtaactatgtttttcctatttaacatttaaagatttgccttattttaattgaattgttttcgGGTAGGTTTTGATGACAGTTCATATTTCTTAGgggcaaaaacattttatatttctaaaattaaatcttagTCCCGAATCCACCAATCGATTGAAACAGATTTTATCGTTGATTTTACtcagacatttttatttaatttttaaaagtctaCGTGTAAACACTCTTATGTCGTTCTACCTTTTTGTATAAGTGTGAGGTTAGAAAAGTGtggtataaaatatattaatattattacgttggtttatatattaaatacaagataaatatatatttatacttaCTCCAATCTTTAGATTAACATTGTCTTATAAAACTGCTGCTACCGCATTTACAGAAATACTACGGCAGGATTCGTATTGCTTTCAAGTTGTAGATGCAATAGTGAAATATACACATGTAAACGTAATTTCTTGTACAGATTTTAAAGATAATCATGCACGGATGGATTATACTATATAATGTTAAGCTGCTGATTAGCTTACGTATTcgtatattaataaaatgcattCGGCAATTCAGAAGAATCAATTTGAGCATAAGCATTTGTCTTttatgtttgtgtgtgtttatttCTCGAAAGGtgaaaacaaacagaaacatCATAATGAATGTAAGCTAACTTAATGTAATGGACGGAAAATTAATGTTAGTCAAAGAGTGCACGAATATAAAAAGCAGGATTTCAGTGGGATATTTTCATTTGGCAGTGTTTACTTGGATAAAACTGCTTACATATCTGAAGGCGTttgaacataaataataattgaagcCACTAACTCATTAAATGAACAAGCAAAATTTTAATCCTTAGGTCTAAACGAAAAATCTTAACTAAAGCATGTTGGTTTTCGATGGAGTTTTGTTCATTGTTCGTTGTATGATGCGCGAACATCTCAAATCGCGCTGGACTTCTCTTTAAGCTCAAATTGAATCTTCTGAAATATATCCTAGAAGCGATCCTTCGAAGTGGCACTGTACTCGAGCTCGTTAAGGTTTTGGATCTCCTGCAGCTCCTGGAACTTTTCGTGGTCTCGAATATGGGCATAGTTGGCGGACAGGCACATCAGATAATGCACCAGACTGAGCAGCACCAAAAGTGTGGACAGGGTGGCCAATATGAACATGACCTCTGCGTTTTCCACGCCGTCCTTGCAGAAAGCCTTTATCTCGTACTTTTCGCAGACCTTCATATCCTCGAGTTTCGTATTTGGTGGAAACATAAAATCTGTAATACAATTGAAATATTAGATAGTTGATATAACATAGATGTTTTGAAAAGACTTACGGAATTGTGTCAAATCAATGCAGCTTTGGGAGTGCTCCACACTCGAGCACATGTTCCAGAACATTGTGTAAATAAAGGTTACCACAACCAGGAAACACAGAATCAGGCTCCAGACAAAGTTTAGCAGGTAGGTTATGCCCATGAGAACGGCGCATGAGATCCGACCGCCCACTCGCGATCGCCACGCCCTGTAAACCTTATATCTGGTGGCACCGGTGGCCAGAAATCCGACGAAGAGAATCATGAATCCGAGGGCTGCCATGCCGGCTCCAATTATTACAAATATCATCTGCACCGCTTCGatcctaaataaattataaagttcaagtaaatcatatttGGGCAGTGCTAATTAACTGCTCACCATATCAGTCGCAGGTGAAAGACCTGGTCAACCATGATGACGGTGAGTGAGGCCCCTCGGTACATGGTGAAGCAGAAGATGCCCACTCCCAGGAGGCACATGAGAGTGGCTATCAGAGTGGCGTATGGTATACGCGCCATGCATGATTGGCAGCATTCTCCTGGAAATATTAAGATCAGTTTATGAGATaaacatctaaattttaatttgtatataaagtGAAACCTTATCTTATACAATTAGTAATGtttcgaaaataatttatgcagggtgactaaaaaataaaatatatatttgtgagaAATATAAACtcatatgaaattaaatttattttggtttaagacctacttttatttaaactttaaattaattactta
Protein-coding regions in this window:
- the LOC128257455 gene encoding neuronal membrane glycoprotein M6-a isoform X2, yielding MGECCQSCMARIPYATLIATLMCLLGVGIFCFTMYRGASLTVIMVDQVFHLRLIWIEAVQMIFVIIGAGMAALGFMILFVGFLATGATRYKVYRAWRSRVGGRISCAVLMGITYLLNFVWSLILCFLVVVTFIYTMFWNMCSSVEHSQSCIDLTQFHFMFPPNTKLEDMKVCEKYEIKAFCKDGVENAEVMFILATLSTLLVLLSLVHYLMCLSANYAHIRDHEKFQELQEIQNLNELEYSATSKDRF
- the LOC128257450 gene encoding serine/threonine-protein kinase PLK4; its protein translation is MLSNRAFGETIEDYEVQHLLGKGGFASVYKARCLHTHQDVAIKMIDKKLIQGTGLTNRVRQEVEIHSRLKHPSVLQLYTFFQDVNYVYLVLELAHNGELHRYMNQIARPFTEAEAASILKQVVAGLLYLHSHNIMHRDISLSNLLLSKEMHVKIADFGLATQLKRPDERHMTMCGTPNYISPEVISRVSHGLPADVWSVGCMLYTLLVGRPPFETDAVQSTLNKVVMSEYLMPAHLSYEAQDLINKLLKKLPHERITLEAVLCHPFMLKRLDSSTSGGHSTPGVFSQSLESGDSGIITFASSDSRNSQRIRSVDNSGPQQVLPQIQEEFMQDHHRRTYEQPGLFRQASTGVAEQNWPRTAQVPAFRMDMDMVQTSRPAPLKEERISVSPLNTKRLLPTRYKTKNAIMSILRNGEVVLEFLKFRPKLNEDRVTDICRISDDGQRIIIYQPDPGRGLPIREQPPDFQIPSGDCVYNYETLPSKHWKKYVYGARFVGLVKSKTPKVTYFSALGKCQLMETMTDFEIRFYSGSKLLKSPSDGLKVFDANGMLLSDHSCSEPRSLIEHGNECFTHCVNISNALEVAQTKDNTCFPVTIGRRPITDVQPAQRLDGLRDTTNFAYSTPKSNQGSINFSVSTISSTQNTTDFGTNYSRSNMLAAHQNVPIKRINVPDVGIATELSHGVVQVQFYDGSVVSVIPHIQGGGITFTQPNGTSTHFGKDDDLPFAVRDRISQIPNIQLKLKTAPMLVSGRKIDYNNAMTPKTTTPCYNRILL
- the LOC128257455 gene encoding neuronal membrane glycoprotein M6-a isoform X1 — protein: MALCSMPGKGNNRDRIRDPREEILLETNFEDDGGVLTRAYNGNPYNPSIQNRRRNSYRSDHSLDRYTERGGEGECCQSCMARIPYATLIATLMCLLGVGIFCFTMYRGASLTVIMVDQVFHLRLIWIEAVQMIFVIIGAGMAALGFMILFVGFLATGATRYKVYRAWRSRVGGRISCAVLMGITYLLNFVWSLILCFLVVVTFIYTMFWNMCSSVEHSQSCIDLTQFHFMFPPNTKLEDMKVCEKYEIKAFCKDGVENAEVMFILATLSTLLVLLSLVHYLMCLSANYAHIRDHEKFQELQEIQNLNELEYSATSKDRF